TCCAAAAAGAATACGGGAAAATGAATGGTATGAAACATTACATAAGTGGTTTGACTACTGGCTTTATGAGATAGATAACGGAATAATGGATGAACCGATGGTGGACATCCAGCGTGAAGATTCTACATGGAAGATTGAGGACAATTGGCCAGCAGAAGGTGCTGTTTCTACAACGCTTTATTTAAATCACGATCCGAACATTCAAACTGGAATGGTGAGCCTTCAGTCTTCTTCTAACAATCAAAAAAATTCAATTACATTAATTGATGATCCGATGGTACAAGCTGAAGTATTGGTGGCTAACCCTGAGGAAAGTAACCCTAATCGAATAGTATTCATGACAAATGAACTCGTTGATTCTGTTAGAATTAGTGGTACACCAGAAGTAAGCATACGTGCAAGTTTAGATCAGCCTGTATCAAATCTTACAGCGATATTAGTTGACTATAGCAAAACTTCGTCTAAGATAGTTACACGTGGATGGATGGATCCGCAAAATATAAATGATGTGAATAAATCTAAACCTTTAGATCCAAATCAGAATTATACTTTTACATGGGATATGCAACCTGATGATTATGTATTTGAAAAAGGTCATCGTATTGGAATTGTTTTTATTGCAAGTGATTTTGAATACACATTACGTCCACCAGCAGGCAAGAAATTAACGTTATTTCCAGAAAAGAGCAAAGTTATATTACCTATTGTTGGGGGTAGTGATGCACTAAAATGGTGAGAGAATGTACTTGGGAGCGGGATGAATTTGCCTATAATTAAAACTTCTTTTATTATCGATGCTTCACCCAAAATATGCTTTGATTTAGCTCGAAATATTGAGGTGCATATGATGTCTGCATCAAAAACTAAGGAGAAGGCAATAGCAGGTAAAACAAGTGGATTGATAGAACTACATGAGTCAGTTACCTGGGAAGCCGTTCATTTAGGTATACGTCAAAGATTAACAGCAAGAATTACTGAGTTTGATTCTCCAAATTTATTTGTGGATGAGCAAGTAAGCGGTGCTTTTAAACGATTTAAACATACTCATGAGTTTATATCTTATCAGGGTGGAACACATATGATTGATACTTTTGATTATACTGCTCCTTTTGGTTTAATTGGAAAACTAGCAGATATTCTTTTTCTAAAGAAATATATGTACAAATTCTTAACAACACGAAATGAGACTTTGAAAATGATGGCGGAGGAAGTATAAAAAGAGCAAATGTTAATTAAGAACGATTAGTGAAGTAGAAACAATCATTAAATAATCTGATGTAGCACACTTTTGGGTGTGCTATTTTCAGTTGTCTAAACCTTTGATGCTGTGAACCAGGTTTATAATATTGAGGTTTTTGAAGGGAGGACAAAGAAAATCATATCTAAGGTGGAATTTTGGGATATTCAATTGAGTAGTATAAGAAAAAGATGCCCCTGAAGGAGCATCTCATTATAAAAATCTTCGTTGCATCTTCCCATCCTTATATGAAAACACAACGGATTTCTTTTCGATTTTTGTTTCCAAATGAACATTTTTCCCCCATAATTGCTCTAAATAAGGAAGGGTTCGTTCCGTATATTTTAAGTCTAATTCAAGTCCTTCATACTCATGTTTGAGGTATAATTCTCCGTTATTTTTGAAATTGCCATTTTCTACGACAAGATATGGGAAACCGCCATTGGTTCTAGATGAAACGAGCTGATCTCTAATGTTTTCCCACGTTTTATCTGTGATTTTCCATTCGCGACCTTGTTTTTCGAAAATATAAAGGTCTAGATCCTCAACAAGCTCTTTAGTTAAATAATTTCTAATAAAAGAAGTATCTGAATCGATCTCACGAACCTCAAATATTTTATCTCGATCAAACCGTTTTTCAATGTCTTCGAAAATCTTCAATCCTAGATAATAAGGATTTAAGGTTTGCTGCGATGGCTGAACCACAGAGGAATTTAATTTTGCGAACTCCACTGTTTCCTCAGAGGTTAGATCCATTTCTCTTAGAATGCGTACGTGCCAGTATGATGCCCAGCCCTCATTCATGATTTTAGTCTGAATTTGTGGCCAAAAGTATAACATCTCTTCACGCAACATAGATAAAACGTCACGCTGCCAATCCTCTAAAATAGGAGAGTGTTCTTCAATAAACCACATGATATCCTTTTCGGATTTGCTTGGGAATTTTAAAGCTGTTTTTTCAGATTCATTCTTTTTCTCAGTTTTCTCTTTTTGATTTTTCTCTAAATCCCATAAATCTTCAAACCCCGTTTTTCCTTCTATATTTTTCTCTTTTTGATTTTCTTTCTTACTTTGATCCAGATTATATTTTCTATAAAGACTAGGGTCAACATGTTCCTGTATGGCAAGAACAGCATCAATAAATTTTTCTACATTTTTAGTACCATGTTCGTATTCATATTGATGTATTCTTTCTGCTGTAGAAGACATGCTATTGATCATATCTCGATTGGTATTTGAAAAGTGTGCGTTATTTTTGAAAAAGTCACAATGTGCAAGGACATGTGCAACTATTAATTTATTTTGAATTAAAGAATTGCCATCTAACAAAAAAGCGTAACAAGGGTCAGAATTAATGACAAGCTCATAGATTTTACTTAACCCTAAATCATATTGCATCTTCATTTTATGGAAGGTTTTTCCAAAACTCCAATGCGAGAATCGAGTTGGCATCCCATAAGCCCCGAAGGTGTAAATAATGTCAGCAGGGCAAATTTCATATCGCATTGGGTAAAAATCAAGCTGAAACTCTTTGGCTATTTCAACTATTTCCTCAATTGCATTTTCAAGTTGTTTCATTTCTTCAACATTCAATTTTTTTCACCCCACTTCAGGTTTAGAAAAAAAGTTTTTTAGTGCTTTAAAAACTTCTCCTTTTTCACGAATAA
This genomic window from Chengkuizengella sediminis contains:
- a CDS encoding SpoVR family protein; translation: MNVEEMKQLENAIEEIVEIAKEFQLDFYPMRYEICPADIIYTFGAYGMPTRFSHWSFGKTFHKMKMQYDLGLSKIYELVINSDPCYAFLLDGNSLIQNKLIVAHVLAHCDFFKNNAHFSNTNRDMINSMSSTAERIHQYEYEHGTKNVEKFIDAVLAIQEHVDPSLYRKYNLDQSKKENQKEKNIEGKTGFEDLWDLEKNQKEKTEKKNESEKTALKFPSKSEKDIMWFIEEHSPILEDWQRDVLSMLREEMLYFWPQIQTKIMNEGWASYWHVRILREMDLTSEETVEFAKLNSSVVQPSQQTLNPYYLGLKIFEDIEKRFDRDKIFEVREIDSDTSFIRNYLTKELVEDLDLYIFEKQGREWKITDKTWENIRDQLVSSRTNGGFPYLVVENGNFKNNGELYLKHEYEGLELDLKYTERTLPYLEQLWGKNVHLETKIEKKSVVFSYKDGKMQRRFL
- a CDS encoding SRPBCC family protein; this encodes MPIIKTSFIIDASPKICFDLARNIEVHMMSASKTKEKAIAGKTSGLIELHESVTWEAVHLGIRQRLTARITEFDSPNLFVDEQVSGAFKRFKHTHEFISYQGGTHMIDTFDYTAPFGLIGKLADILFLKKYMYKFLTTRNETLKMMAEEV